The following are from one region of the Nicotiana tomentosiformis chromosome 7, ASM39032v3, whole genome shotgun sequence genome:
- the LOC138896386 gene encoding uncharacterized protein translates to MSSEDLWRLDRFTKLFPVHFSGAPSDDPQEYLDNCHEMTGSAKKWWRDYLLTRPTGSPALTWDKFSQLLLKTVLPITLRDEHRRQFERIQQGSITVIQYETRFAAANVARQVEMVLAQGSGQGSDKRPYHPGGFSGASSGVWGGKVIAYAPRQLKVNEKNYYVYDLELAAIVHKELNSRQRRWFEILKDYDITILYYLEKANVVADALSRKTASMGSLAYIPIGERPLALDVQALANEFVRLDISQLSYVLACTATQSSLFERIKDRDTVWHGGAKQVTIGYDGVLRMQGRNCGKVIAYAPRQLKVNEKNYYVYDLELAAIVHKELNSRQRRWFEILKDYDITILYYLEKANVVDDALSRKTASMGSLAYIPIGERPLALDVQALANEFVRLDISQLSCVLACTTTQSSLFERIKDRCMPSNSSRIGELFEALPDPQKTFKALNRANKKDKQQHHTREQIEPDMGDALDNQNNRNKVNAPNN, encoded by the exons atgtcttctgaggatttatggaggttggacaggtttaccaagctcttcccagttcacttcagtggtgctccttcagatgATCCCCAAGAGTATCTCGACaattgtcacgag atgactggttccgctaagaaatggtggagagattatttgttgaccagaccaactgggtcgcctgctcttacttgggacaagTTCTCTCAGCTCTTACTAAAGACAgttttgcctatcacattgagagatgagcatcgccgtcagtttgagcgtatccagcagggcagtataactgttattcagtatgagacccgtttt gcggctgccaatgtcgccagacaagtcgagatggttcttgctcaggggaGTGGTcaagggtctgacaagaggccctATCAccctggaggattcagtggagcCTCATCTGGAGTCTGG ggtggcaaggttattgcatatgctccGCGGCAACTGAAGGTTAACGAGAAGAATTACTATGtttatgatctagagctggcagctattgttcac aaggagctcAATTCGAGGCAAAGAAGGTGGTTTGagatattgaaagactatgatataacCATATTGTATTAtctcgagaaggccaatgtggtggccgacgctttgagtagaaagacagctagtatgggtagccttgcatatattccaattggtgagagaccccttgcattggatgttcaggccttggcaaatgagtttgtgaggttggatatttctcaGCTCAGctatgttctagcttgtacagctactcagtcttccttgtttgagcgcatcaaagaTCG agacacggtgtggcacggtggtgccaaacaggttactattggatatgatggagttttgaggatgcaaggtcgtaattgtggcaaggttattgcatatgctccGCGGCAACTGAAGGTTAACGAGAAGAATTACTATGtttatgatctagagctggcagctattgttcac aaggagctcAATTCGAGGCAAAGAAGGTGGTTTGagatattgaaagactatgatataacCATATTGTATTAtctcgagaaggccaatgtggtggacgacgctttgagtagaaagacagctagtatgggtagccttgcatatattccaattggtgagagaccccttgcattggatgttcaggccttggcaaatgagtttgtgaggttggatatttctcaGCTCagctgtgttctagcttgtacaactactcagtcttccttgtttgagcgcatcaaagaTCG ATGTATGCCTAGTAACTCTTCAAGAATTGGTGAATTGTTTGAAGCATTACCGGATCCTCAGAAAACTTTTAAGGCATTAAACCGTGCAAACAAGAAAGACAAACAACAACATCACACAAGAGAACAAATTGAACCAGACATGGGTGACGCTTTGGATAATCAAAACAATCGAAACAAGGTGAATGCCCCGAATAATTAG
- the LOC104104966 gene encoding peptidyl-prolyl cis-trans isomerase CYP18-2 isoform X3 translates to MWPSAEGGPPEVTLETSMGSFTLEMYYKHAPRTCRNFIELARRGYYDNVKFHRIIKDFIVQGGDPTGTGRGGESIYGAKFDDEINQQLKHTGAGIISMANAGPNTNGSQFFITLAPAQSLDGKHTIFGRVCRGMEIIKRLGSVQTDNTDSLPLDMNADQSMM, encoded by the exons ATGTGGCCGAGTGCAGAAGGAGGGCCTCCAGAGGTCACTCTAGAAACTTCCATGGGTTCTTTCACACTTGAG atgTATTACAAGCATGCGCCAAGAACGTGTCGGAATTTCATAGAGCTTGCTCGAAGAGGGTACTATGATAATGTCAAGTTTCATAGAATTATCAAG GATTTTATTGTTCAAGGTGGAGATCCAACTGGTACCGGAAGAGGTGGAGAATCTATTTACGG CGCGAAGTTTGATGATGAGATAAACCAACAGTTAAAGCATACAGGAGCAGGTATCATATCCATGGCTAATGCTGGGCCGAATACAAATGGAAGTCAATTCTTCATCACCTTGGCACCTGCACAGTCACTTGATG GGAAACATACCATTTTTGGAAGAGTTTGTCGGGGAATGGAAATTATCAAGAGACTCGGCAGTGTTCAAACTGATAATACTGACAG TCTTCCATTGGATATGAATGCAGACCAATCCATGATGTGA
- the LOC104104966 gene encoding peptidyl-prolyl cis-trans isomerase CYP18-2 isoform X2, with protein sequence MWPSAEGGPPEVTLETSMGSFTLEMYYKHAPRTCRNFIELARRGYYDNVKFHRIIKDFIVQGGDPTGTGRGGESIYGAKFDDEINQQLKHTGAGIISMANAGPNTNGSQFFITLAPAQSLDGKHTIFGRVCRGMEIIKRLGSVQTDNTDRPIHDVRILRTTVKD encoded by the exons ATGTGGCCGAGTGCAGAAGGAGGGCCTCCAGAGGTCACTCTAGAAACTTCCATGGGTTCTTTCACACTTGAG atgTATTACAAGCATGCGCCAAGAACGTGTCGGAATTTCATAGAGCTTGCTCGAAGAGGGTACTATGATAATGTCAAGTTTCATAGAATTATCAAG GATTTTATTGTTCAAGGTGGAGATCCAACTGGTACCGGAAGAGGTGGAGAATCTATTTACGG CGCGAAGTTTGATGATGAGATAAACCAACAGTTAAAGCATACAGGAGCAGGTATCATATCCATGGCTAATGCTGGGCCGAATACAAATGGAAGTCAATTCTTCATCACCTTGGCACCTGCACAGTCACTTGATG GGAAACATACCATTTTTGGAAGAGTTTGTCGGGGAATGGAAATTATCAAGAGACTCGGCAGTGTTCAAACTGATAATACTGACAG ACCAATCCATGATGTGAGGATACTGAGGACTACAGTCAAAGATTGA
- the LOC104104966 gene encoding peptidyl-prolyl cis-trans isomerase CYP18-2 isoform X5: MWPSAEGGPPEVTLETSMGSFTLEMYYKHAPRTCRNFIELARRGYYDNVKFHRIIKDFIVQGGDPTGTGRGGESIYGAKFDDEINQQLKHTGAGIISMANAGPNTNGSQFFITLAPAQSLDDLQLEHSWPHTFVE, from the exons ATGTGGCCGAGTGCAGAAGGAGGGCCTCCAGAGGTCACTCTAGAAACTTCCATGGGTTCTTTCACACTTGAG atgTATTACAAGCATGCGCCAAGAACGTGTCGGAATTTCATAGAGCTTGCTCGAAGAGGGTACTATGATAATGTCAAGTTTCATAGAATTATCAAG GATTTTATTGTTCAAGGTGGAGATCCAACTGGTACCGGAAGAGGTGGAGAATCTATTTACGG CGCGAAGTTTGATGATGAGATAAACCAACAGTTAAAGCATACAGGAGCAGGTATCATATCCATGGCTAATGCTGGGCCGAATACAAATGGAAGTCAATTCTTCATCACCTTGGCACCTGCACAGTCACTTGATG ATCTTCAACTTGAACATTCGTGGCCTCACACGTTTGTTGAATAG
- the LOC104104966 gene encoding peptidyl-prolyl cis-trans isomerase CYP18-2 isoform X1, with protein MWPSAEGGPPEVTLETSMGSFTLEMYYKHAPRTCRNFIELARRGYYDNVKFHRIIKDFIVQGGDPTGTGRGGESIYGAKFDDEINQQLKHTGAGIISMANAGPNTNGSQFFITLAPAQSLDGKHTIFGRVCRGMEIIKRLGSVQTDNTDRFRLLTLPLDMNADQSMM; from the exons ATGTGGCCGAGTGCAGAAGGAGGGCCTCCAGAGGTCACTCTAGAAACTTCCATGGGTTCTTTCACACTTGAG atgTATTACAAGCATGCGCCAAGAACGTGTCGGAATTTCATAGAGCTTGCTCGAAGAGGGTACTATGATAATGTCAAGTTTCATAGAATTATCAAG GATTTTATTGTTCAAGGTGGAGATCCAACTGGTACCGGAAGAGGTGGAGAATCTATTTACGG CGCGAAGTTTGATGATGAGATAAACCAACAGTTAAAGCATACAGGAGCAGGTATCATATCCATGGCTAATGCTGGGCCGAATACAAATGGAAGTCAATTCTTCATCACCTTGGCACCTGCACAGTCACTTGATG GGAAACATACCATTTTTGGAAGAGTTTGTCGGGGAATGGAAATTATCAAGAGACTCGGCAGTGTTCAAACTGATAATACTGACAG GTTTCGTTTACTTACTCTTCCATTGGATATGAATGCAGACCAATCCATGATGTGA